The Arachis hypogaea cultivar Tifrunner chromosome 16, arahy.Tifrunner.gnm2.J5K5, whole genome shotgun sequence genome contains a region encoding:
- the LOC112755086 gene encoding ribonucleoside-diphosphate reductase small chain, translated as MPAIPEEPLLAPNPDRFCMFPIQYPEIWEMYKKAEASFWTAEEVDLSGDLRHWESLTDGERHFITHVLAFFAASDGIVLENLAGRFMKEVQVSEARAFYGFQIAIENIHSEMYSLLLETYIKDSSEKNRLFHAIETVPCVKKKAEWALRWIDGSESFAERIVAFACVEGIFFSGSFCSIFWLKKRGLMPGLTFSNELISRDEGLHCDFACLLYSLLRKKLPEERVKGIVKDAVDIEREFVCDALPCALVGMNGDLMSQYIEFVADRLLVALGCKKVYNVQNPFDWMELISLQGKTNFFEKRVGEYQKASVMSSLNGHGGVHVFKMDEDF; from the coding sequence ATGCCTGCAATTCCAGAAGAGCCACTCCTTGCTCCAAACCCTGACAGATTCTGCATGTTCCCAATCCAATACCCTGAGATATGGGAAATGTACAAGAAAGCGGAGGCATCGTTCTGGACAGCGGAGGAAGTTGACCTTTCCGGCGACCTCCGCCACTGGGAATCTCTCACCGACGGCGAGCGCCACTTTATCACTCACGTCCTTGCCTTCTTCGCCGCATCCGATGGCATCGTCCTGGAGAATCTCGCCGGAAGGTTCATGAAGGAGGTTCAGGTCTCCGAGGCACGCGCCTTCTACGGCTTCCAGATCGCAATCGAGAACATCCACTCAGAGATGTACAGCCTCCTTCTCGAAACTTACATCAAAGACTCATCAGAGAAGAATCGTCTCTTCCACGCAATTGAGACCGTTCCTTGCGTAAAGAAGAAAGCCGAGTGGGCCCTACGATGGATCGATGGCTCAGAATCGTTCGCGGAACGCATCGTCGCGTTCGCCTGTGTCGAAGGGATCTTCTTCTCCGGGAGCTTCTGCTCGATATTTTGGCTGAAAAAGCGCGGGTTAATGCCAGGTTTAACCTTCTCGAACGAGTTGATCTCGCGAGATGAAGGCCTTCACTGCGATTTCGCGTGCTTGCTGTACTCTCTTCTGAGAAAGAAGCTGCCTGAGGAGCGTGTGAAGGGGATCGTGAAGGACGCCGTGGATATAGAGAGGGAGTTTGTGTGCGACGCGCTTCCGTGCGCGTTGGTAGGAATGAACGGAGACCTGATGAGTCAGTATATTGAGTTCGTTGCAGATCGGTTGCTGGTGGCGCTTGGGTGCAAGAAGGTGTACAATGTTCAGAACCCTTTTGATTGGATGGAACTTATTTCGCTTCAGGGGAAGACCAACTTCTTTGAAAAGCGTGTTGGGGAGTACCAGAAGGCTTCGGTTATGTCTAGCTTGAACGGTCACGGTGGTGTCCACGTGTTCAAGATGGATGAGGACTTTTAA